The sequence GGTACCGTTTGCCGAAATCCAGGAAACAGTTAAGGAAAAGGTGCCGGAGGGCTATCTGATGACCGTCCAGCGGCGGATGATGCTTCGTCTCGCCGCCGCCCTGATGGTCAAGCGTCACGGCCTGGCGATTTTCAACGGGGAATCCCTCGGCCAGGTGGCTTCCCAGACGATGGAGAGTATGCTAGCGATCAACGATGTCACCTCCTTCCCGGTACTGCGGCCAGTGCTGTCCTACGACAAGACCGAGATCATCAAGATTGCCGAAGAGATCGGCACCTACGACCTCTCGATCCTGCCTTACGAGGATTGCTGCACCGTCTTCACGCCACCGTCGCCGAAGACCCGGCCACGACTTGACCGGGCGCGCGAGTACGAGCAGCGCCTGGATATCGAGGGTCTGATGAAACGCTCGCTGGACAATATTAAGATTACCGAGATTCATCCCGGTGAGGACTTCCTCAACCAAAATGAGGATGTTTTTGCCGAATTGCTCTAATCTTCGCTTGACGCTGGCAGATTATTTAGCTATCATACAAGCATAAATAAGCATTGACCGAAAGAGTAACGAAGAGTGCGGATCCACCAGAGAGGGCCCGGTGCTGAGAGGGCCTGGATCAGCTTCGCGAAGGTAGTTCGGGAGCAGATCGGCTGAATTCAGTAGGCCGGTCCGGTTCATTGACCGTTATTAAATGAGCGAGGGGAGCGGGAGACCGCTCAATATAGGTGGTACCGCGAGCAAATCGTCCTATCAATAGTGATAGGGCGATTTTTATTTTGCCAGTGCTTAATTAAATAGTGTTAACCATGAATTTTTGAAAGGAGCGATTATACAATGGCAACCGAAAAGGAAATGTCAACCAAGTATGATCCAACAGCTGTCGAAGCTGGTCGCTACCAATGGTGGATCGACCAGGGCCTCTTTAAGCCAAGCGGCGATAAGAAGGCTCACCCGTATTCAATTGTGATTCCGCCGCCGAACGTTACCGGAAAGTTACACCTGGGCCACGCCTGGGACACCACCCTGCAGGACATGCTGATTCGGCAGAAGCGGATGCAGGGCTACGACGTCCTCTGGCTGCCGGGGATGGACCACGCCGGGATTGCTACCCAGGCCAAGGTCGAGGCCCGGTTACGCAAGCAGGGGATTTCCCGCTACGACCTGGGTCGGGAAAAGTTCGTTCAACAGGTTTGGGACTGGAAGGACGAATACGCCGACATCATCCACAAGCAGTGGGCTAAGCTCGGGATTTCCGTTGACTACGACCGCGAGCGCTTCACCCTGGATGAGGGACTGAACAAGGCCGTTCGCAAGGTCTTCGTCGATCTTTACAATAAGGGCCTGATTTACCGGGGAACCTACATCATCAACTGGGATCCGCAAGCCCGGACGGCCCTGTCCGACATCGAGGTAATCCACAAGGACGACAAGGGTGCCTTCTACCACGTTAAGTACCCATTCACCGACGGCACCACCTTTAACGGCAAGGACTACATCGAAATCGCGACGACCCGGCCGGAAACCATGTTTGGTGACGAAGCCGTTGCCGTTAACCCGAATGATGAACGTTACAAGGACCTGGTCGGCAAGCACGTCATGGTACCGCTGGTCAACCGGGAGATTGAAATCATCGCCGACGACTACGTTACCCCAGACTTCGGGACCGGGATGGTGAAGATCACGCCAGCCCACGACCCGAATGACTTCAAGGTCGGCAAGCGCCACAACCTGCCGGAATTAAACACCATGAATGAGGACGCCTCGATGAACGAAAACGCCGGCAAGTACGAGGGGATGGACCGGTTCGAAGCCCGCAAGGCCATGGTTAAGGACTTGGAGGACCAGGGCTACATGCTCAAGGTCGTTCCAATCGTCCACTCCGTTGGTCACTCCGAGCGGACCGGCGTCCAGGTTGAAGCCCGGCTGTCGACCCAGTGGTTCGTCAAGATGAAGCCGCTGGCCGAACAAGCCCTGGCCAACCAGAAGACTGACGACAAGGTTAACTTCATTCCGGAACGGTTCGAACACACCTTCACCCAGTGGATGGAAAACGTCCACGACTGGGTGATCTCCCGGCAGCTCTGGTGGGGGCACCGGATCCCGGCCTGGTACAAGAAGGGTACCGGCGAGGTCTACGTCGGCATGGAAGCACCAAAGGACGAGGAAAACTGGACCCGTGACAAGGACGTCCTGGACACCTGGTTCAGTAGTGCCCTCTGGCCATTCTCTACGATGGGCTGGCCAAACACCGACTCACCGGATTTCAAGCGCTACTTCCCAACCAGCACCCTGGTTACCGGTTACGACATCATCTTCTTCTGGGTTTCCCGGATGATCTTCCAGTCCCTGGAATTCACCGGCAAGGCACCATTTAGAAACGTTCTGCTCCACGGTCTGATCCGTGACGAACAGGGCCGCAAGATGTCTAAGTCCCTGGGGAACGGGATCGACCCGATGGACGTCATTGCCAAGTACGGGGTCGACGCCCTGCGGTGGTTCCTGGTTACCGGCTCCACTCCTGGTCAGGACATTCGGTTCTCCTACACCAAGATGGATGCGGCCTGGAACTTCATCAACAAGATCTGGAACGCCTCCCGTTACGTAATCATGAACCTCGGCGAGATGCCGGCACCGGTTCTGCCGGACAAGTCCAAGTGGGACCTGGCCGACCGCTGGATTCTGAGCCGGCTGAACGCCACGGTCAAGCAGGTCAATGAGCAATTCGACAAGTTCGAATTCGGTGAGGCCGGCCGGGCACTCTACAACTTCATCTGGAACGACTTCTGTGACTGGTACATCGAAATGACCAAGGAGAAGCTCAACAACGGGACCGACGAAGAAAAGCAGGACACCAAGAACATCCTGGGCTACGTCCTCGACCAGACCTTGAAGCTGATGCACCCGATCATGCCGTTCGTTACCGAAAAGCTCTGGCAGTCGATGCCGCACGACGGCAAGTCCATCATGGTGGCCGACTATCCAGTTGCTCACGATGAACTGGACGATGCCGACGCAACCGACCAGATGAGCAACCTGATCGAAATGATCAAGGCGGTGCGGAACATCCGGAACGAAGCCAACGCCCCAATGTCCAAGCCGGTTGACATCCTGGTCAAGGTCGACAACCAACACCTGGGCGACATGCTCAACGCCAACCGGGACTACATCGACCGCTTCTGCCACCCCGCAGAGCTGACGATCAGCACCGACGTCAAGGCACCAAAGCTGGCCATGACTGGAATCCTGGCCGGTGCCGAGGTCTACATCCCGATGGCCGAACTGGTCGATCTGGATGAGGAACGGGCCAAGATGCAAAAGGAAATCGCCAAGCTGGAAAAGGAAGTTCAGCGGTCACAAAAGAAGCTGGGCAACGAGAAGTTCGTTGCCAACGCTCCTGAAAAGGTCGTTGAAGCCGAAAAGCAAAAGGCGGTTGAATGGCAGCAGAAGCTGGACTCCGCCAAGGAACGTCTGGCCTCACTTCAAGAAGCCTAGTGAAATAGTAAAAGATTGTGGTACGATTTGGGTATCACAATCTTTTTTAGTTTGAGAAAGGACTAATTTGATGATTAAGACCTACGAAGACGCCCTGAATTTCATCCACGGACGGACAAAATTTAAGAAGATTCCGACCCTCAAGCGGATGCGTCGCTTTTTGCAAGAACTCGGCAATCCCCAGGAGGGGCAGCACTACATCCACGTCACGGGAACCAACGGCAAGGGGTCGACGGTGGCGATGCTGCGGTCGATGCTGCTCGAATGCGGCCTGACCGTCGGCAGCTTCACCTCCCCCTTTATTACCCGCTTTAACGAGCGGATCGAGTACAATGCCCAGCAGATTCCCGACGCCGACCTGATTCGACTGGCCCAGCGCCTGGAGCCGGTGGTCGCCAAGCTCGACGCTGAATTACCGAGCGGGGGACCAACCGAGTTTGAGATTGATACGGCCCTGATGTTTTGCTACATGGAAGAAAAACATCCCGACGTCGTCCTGCTCGAGGTCGGCATCGGGGGCCTCTACGATTCGACAAACGTGATCGTCCCGGACGTCAGCGTGATCACCACGGTCGGCTGGGACCACATGAAATACCTGGGCAACACCCTGGCGGCGATTGCCAGTCAGAAGGCGGGAATCATCAAGCAGGGGGTTCCGGTCGTGATCGGCAAGCTGCCCGAATCCGCTCGGCAGGTGGTTGCCGACACGGCCCATGCCAAGCAATCCCAACTCTATGAATTGGGTCGCGACTACCAGGGAACTAAGCTCAATGGACACGGCCTCTATGCCAAGCTTCAGTACGATGGCCTGGGCATCCACCACGGAACCTTCCAGCTCGGCTTGGCCGGGGACTACCAGGTCGACAACGCCGCCATTGCCCTGACCGCCGCCCAGCTCTTCCTTGCTGCTCACCGGCTGCCACTGGATCAAAACGCCCTCAGGCGGGGCCTGGCAGCGAGTCGCTGGCCCGGCCGGATGGAGGTCGTGTGCGACGAACCGCTAGTTTTGCTGGACGGCGCCCACAACCTGCCGGGGATGCAGGCCCTGGTCAAGTCGATCAAGGACGACCTGGCCGACCGGGACGTCTACATCCTGGTTGCTATCCTGGCCGACAAGCAGTACGACCTGATGTTGGGCGAGCTTGCCAGCCTGGGCAACGTTCACCTGACCGTCACCAACTTTGCCGGTCCGGGTCCCAAGCGGCCGAGTGCCGATCTGGGGGCGGTGGCCGCCCAGATTCCGAGCCGCTACCCGATCCAGGTGGCCGACAACTGGCAGACTGGTTTTGCCCAGCTGGCCCGTCAACTGGGCAGTGATGACGCCATGATCGTCACCGGCTCACTCTACTTCATCTCCGACGTTCGCCACTTTTTTGAAGATTAAGCAAATTATTTAATACAATTGCCGCTTTTTTCCGTATTGATATAGTGAAGGACCAATACGAAAGGAAGATTAAAAATGGCAAAGAAAATCCGTGATGAGTATGAACGCCTGGTAGCAGAAAGCGTCCGGGGGATGACGGTTGACGGTGAAGACGCGGCTAAATACCTCCTGTACTACCATCCAACCCCCGAAAGCCTTAAGCAGATGACCAGGGTCGAGAAGAAAAAACTAGCCTTTTCCAGCATGCGGCTGGCCCGTTTCTTGGCGGCCGTCGAGCTTGGTCAGCTGGTTGCCCGCAGCTACCCGGAGGTGCTTGGCCACGCCTATTCGAGCATTGAACTGGGGGCGGCGATGATCGAGCACTTTAACGGCATCGAAAACGAGCAGGTCGCCGTGGCCTACACCAACGTTCACAACGAGATCGTCGCCTTGAAGACGCTTTTTAGCGGGGGCCGAAGCGAATGCGTCCTGTACCCCGACCAGATTTTTAAGCAGGCCCTGCTGAATTCGGCCAGCGGACTGGTGTTGATTCATAATCATCCCACCGGCGACGTCCAGCCCTCCCAGCAGGACCTGGCCTTTGCCCGCCGCTTGGAGCGCGGGGGCCGGATCTTGGGAATTACGGTCCTTGATTTTCTCATTGTTGGCCGCCAGCGGTATTACAGCTGGCGCGAGCAACAGGGTGCCCCCGAAAAGTAAAGAAAAACTTAATTTCTGCTTTAATATTATTTCTTCCAGGCCTGATAATGTATATTAGTGTTCGTATGTAGTCGGAGGCTATGGTATAATATCCACGATATTAATTTGAAATTATTAATTAGAAAACGAAGGGAAGAAATAGATTGCTAGGAATTGGAACCAAGAATCTAGGAATCGACCTGGGGACCGCGAACACGATCGTCTACCTTGAAGGCAAGGGGATCGTGCTTCGGGAACCATCGGTCGTTGCGCGCAACACGAAGACCAATGAAGTTATCTCCGTCGGTTCAGACGCTCGTGACATGATTGGGCGGACGCCAGAAAGCATTGTTGCCATCCGGCCAATGAAGGACGGGGTCATCGCCGATTACGACACGACCGTTGCCATGATGAAGTACTACATGGAAAAGGCCCTGGGCAACAGCAACAGCAAGCCATACGTAATGGTCTGCGTCCCAAGTGGTGTGACCGAAGTCGAGAAGCGGGCGGTTATCGACGCGACCCGGGTTGCCGGGGCACGGGATGCCTACGTGATTGAGGAGCCATTTGCTGCCGCCATCGGTGCCGGTCTGCCGGTCATGGACCCAACCGGGAGCATGGTTGTTGATATTGGTGGTGGGACCACCGACGTTGCCACCATCTCACTGGGGGGCATCGTATCCAGCCGGTCGATCCGGATGGCCGGTGACAAGATGAACGACGCCATCGCCCAGTACGTTCGGCAGAACATGAACCTCCTGATCGGTGAACGGACCGCCGAGAAGTTGAAGTGGGACATCGGTTCGGCTTCCGTAAAGGCTGCCGAAGAGATGGGAACCACCGAAGTACGGGGCCGGGACCTCGTTACTGGTCTGCCGAAGACGATTGAGGTTTCAGCCAAGGACGTTTCGGTTGCTCTTCAGGACGTTGTGGAAAACATCATCGACGCAATCAAGGGGACGCTGGAAGAGACCTCTCCTGAAATTGCCGCGGACGTCATCGACCACGGGATTGTTCTGACCGGTGGTGGCGCCCTGCTGAAGCATCTGCCAGATGTGATTGCTGACGCTACTAAGGTGCCAGTATTCATCGCCAACGATCCGCTCGACTGCGTGGCCATCGGTACCGGTGAGTCACTCAAGAGCATTGACGTGATGAAGAAAAAATAAAGCTATTCGATTCGAATATCTAAAAGTGGGCGGGGCTGGTCGCAAAACGATTTGTTTTGTCTAGCCCCGCTTTTACTATTTTGTAATTTGCATTTGGAGGATTATCATGCGCAAGTTTTTTTCCAATCGACGGTTGGTTATTATTGTGGTAATTCTGGTAGTCTGCTTCGGCCTGATGGCGGGTTCAGTGTCACTGCGC comes from Limosilactobacillus sp. and encodes:
- a CDS encoding valine--tRNA ligase, producing the protein MATEKEMSTKYDPTAVEAGRYQWWIDQGLFKPSGDKKAHPYSIVIPPPNVTGKLHLGHAWDTTLQDMLIRQKRMQGYDVLWLPGMDHAGIATQAKVEARLRKQGISRYDLGREKFVQQVWDWKDEYADIIHKQWAKLGISVDYDRERFTLDEGLNKAVRKVFVDLYNKGLIYRGTYIINWDPQARTALSDIEVIHKDDKGAFYHVKYPFTDGTTFNGKDYIEIATTRPETMFGDEAVAVNPNDERYKDLVGKHVMVPLVNREIEIIADDYVTPDFGTGMVKITPAHDPNDFKVGKRHNLPELNTMNEDASMNENAGKYEGMDRFEARKAMVKDLEDQGYMLKVVPIVHSVGHSERTGVQVEARLSTQWFVKMKPLAEQALANQKTDDKVNFIPERFEHTFTQWMENVHDWVISRQLWWGHRIPAWYKKGTGEVYVGMEAPKDEENWTRDKDVLDTWFSSALWPFSTMGWPNTDSPDFKRYFPTSTLVTGYDIIFFWVSRMIFQSLEFTGKAPFRNVLLHGLIRDEQGRKMSKSLGNGIDPMDVIAKYGVDALRWFLVTGSTPGQDIRFSYTKMDAAWNFINKIWNASRYVIMNLGEMPAPVLPDKSKWDLADRWILSRLNATVKQVNEQFDKFEFGEAGRALYNFIWNDFCDWYIEMTKEKLNNGTDEEKQDTKNILGYVLDQTLKLMHPIMPFVTEKLWQSMPHDGKSIMVADYPVAHDELDDADATDQMSNLIEMIKAVRNIRNEANAPMSKPVDILVKVDNQHLGDMLNANRDYIDRFCHPAELTISTDVKAPKLAMTGILAGAEVYIPMAELVDLDEERAKMQKEIAKLEKEVQRSQKKLGNEKFVANAPEKVVEAEKQKAVEWQQKLDSAKERLASLQEA
- a CDS encoding bifunctional folylpolyglutamate synthase/dihydrofolate synthase: MIKTYEDALNFIHGRTKFKKIPTLKRMRRFLQELGNPQEGQHYIHVTGTNGKGSTVAMLRSMLLECGLTVGSFTSPFITRFNERIEYNAQQIPDADLIRLAQRLEPVVAKLDAELPSGGPTEFEIDTALMFCYMEEKHPDVVLLEVGIGGLYDSTNVIVPDVSVITTVGWDHMKYLGNTLAAIASQKAGIIKQGVPVVIGKLPESARQVVADTAHAKQSQLYELGRDYQGTKLNGHGLYAKLQYDGLGIHHGTFQLGLAGDYQVDNAAIALTAAQLFLAAHRLPLDQNALRRGLAASRWPGRMEVVCDEPLVLLDGAHNLPGMQALVKSIKDDLADRDVYILVAILADKQYDLMLGELASLGNVHLTVTNFAGPGPKRPSADLGAVAAQIPSRYPIQVADNWQTGFAQLARQLGSDDAMIVTGSLYFISDVRHFFED
- a CDS encoding rod shape-determining protein, translated to MLGIGTKNLGIDLGTANTIVYLEGKGIVLREPSVVARNTKTNEVISVGSDARDMIGRTPESIVAIRPMKDGVIADYDTTVAMMKYYMEKALGNSNSKPYVMVCVPSGVTEVEKRAVIDATRVAGARDAYVIEEPFAAAIGAGLPVMDPTGSMVVDIGGGTTDVATISLGGIVSSRSIRMAGDKMNDAIAQYVRQNMNLLIGERTAEKLKWDIGSASVKAAEEMGTTEVRGRDLVTGLPKTIEVSAKDVSVALQDVVENIIDAIKGTLEETSPEIAADVIDHGIVLTGGGALLKHLPDVIADATKVPVFIANDPLDCVAIGTGESLKSIDVMKKK
- a CDS encoding JAB domain-containing protein encodes the protein MAKKIRDEYERLVAESVRGMTVDGEDAAKYLLYYHPTPESLKQMTRVEKKKLAFSSMRLARFLAAVELGQLVARSYPEVLGHAYSSIELGAAMIEHFNGIENEQVAVAYTNVHNEIVALKTLFSGGRSECVLYPDQIFKQALLNSASGLVLIHNHPTGDVQPSQQDLAFARRLERGGRILGITVLDFLIVGRQRYYSWREQQGAPEK